One Triticum dicoccoides isolate Atlit2015 ecotype Zavitan chromosome 5B, WEW_v2.0, whole genome shotgun sequence genomic window carries:
- the LOC119311379 gene encoding trafficking protein particle complex subunit 2-like protein, giving the protein MIVCVAVVGHQNNPLYLQSFTEADDALKLHHVVHCSLDVIDERVNNPKKSAPTLNETFLGLLYPTENYKVYGYLTNTKVKFLMVTTDLDVKDADARNFFRKFHAAYVDAVSNPFHVPGKKIASRSFGARVSTIVKSFGSGTVG; this is encoded by the exons ATGATCGTCTGCGTCGCCGTCGTCGGCCACCAG AACAATCCGCTGTACCTGCAGAGCTTCACGGAGGCGGACGACGCCCTCAAGCTCCACCACGTCGTCCACTGCTCCCTCGACGTCATCGACGAGCGAG TGAACAATCCTAAAAAGAGTGCACCTACACTGAACGAGACATTTTTGGGTCTTCTTTATCCGACTGAGAACTACAAAGT GTATGGCTATTTGACAAACACAAAGGTCAAATTTTTAATGGTTACGACTGATCTTGATGTGAAAGATGCGGATGCCCGAAAT TTTTTCAGGAAGTTCCACGCCGCATACGTGGATGCCGTCTCGAACCCTTTCCACGTCCCAGGGAAGAAGATCGCCTCGAGAAGCTTCGGCGCGAGAGTGAGCACCATAGTGAAATCCTTCGGCTCAGGGACTGTCGGTTAA
- the LOC119311377 gene encoding uncharacterized protein LOC119311377 yields MAFTARMKDLMRKYGKVALGVHVSVSVASVSGLYVAINNNVDVDAIFRKIGISAPGTAAGDAALPAPAPGAGDGALPLPAPAPAPAVGQEAPRNRTGELAASSGGALALAILCNKALFPVRVPITIALTPPIARLLARWKLVKSLKQT; encoded by the coding sequence ATGGCGTTCACCGCCCGCATGAAGGACCTCATGAGGAAGTACGGCAAGGTGGCCCTGGGCGTCCacgtctccgtctccgtcgcctCCGTCTCCGGcctctacgtcgccatcaacaACAACGTCGATGTCGACGCCATCTTCCGCAAGATCGGCATCAGCGCCCCCGGCACCGCCGCCGGCGACGCGGCCCTGCCCGCCCCCGCTCCCGGAGCCGGCGACGGGGccctccccctccccgcccccgcccccgcccccgccgtcgGCCAGGAGGCGCCGCGGAACAGGACCGGGGAGCTCGCGGCGTCCAGCGGCGGCGCGCTCGCGCTCGCCATCCTGTGCAACAAGGCCCTGTTCCCCGTCAGGGTCCCCATCACCATCGCGCTCACGCCGCCCATCGCCAGGCTCCTCGCCCGCTGGAAGCTCGTCAAGAGCCTCAAGCAGACCTGA
- the LOC119311380 gene encoding glycine-rich cell wall structural protein 1.8-like isoform X2: MEFLPSIAVLLLLSCSLAAATVPTGTIERVSKQQILASIPPGGHAGPPVLFLTSPSGKYAAYFVRTHTAPGAGGLGADFCYVEVMAGSGKASEGGAAGGASAWESECRPVSTVNTCTLLFSWHGLEVFDGSEEVWHGETNTDGTNFLQTLELVDDGDMRVRDKDGELAWRASDEPRHGQHCGAPGSPGLAAALPSFAEPIGAHSSNLPFGQVQGGNGHAAELPQAAELGDGVVPGAGAGGLGDGYGIAPAAGGVGGVAPGAGGLGDGYGIAPAAGGAGGVGPGAGGLGDGYGIAPTVGGVAAGAGPFGGGYGIAPGAETGAFGGVGDVAGHGEAATAAGGVAGVAGFGSQPLVDNSPYDSGAYKGGRGAHLAAIGAAVFVSAMAVGF; the protein is encoded by the exons ATGGAGTTCCTGCCTTCCATAGCCGTCCTCCTACTCCTCTCCTGCTCCCTCGCGGCGGCGACGGTGCCGACCGGCACGATCGAGCGCGTGTCCAAGCAGCAGATCCTGGCGAGCATCCCGCCTGGAGGGCACGCCGGTCCGCCCGTGCTGTTCCTCACGTCTCCGTCCGGCAAGTACGCCGCCTACTTCGTGCGCACCCACACCGCGCCGGGCGCCGGCGGGCTCGGCGCCGACTTTTGCTACGTCGAGGTGATGGCCGGTAGCGGCAAAGCTTCCGAGGGCGGTGCTGCCGGGGGCGCGAGCGCGTGGGAGTCGGAGTGCCGGCCGGTGAGCACGGTGAACACGTGCACCCTGCTCTTCTCGTGGCACGGGCTGGAGGTGTTCGACGGTAGCGAGGAGGTGTGGCACGGCGAGACCAACACCGACGGGACCAACTTCCTGCAGACGCTCGAGCTCGTGGACGACGGCGACATGCGCGTCCGCGACAAGGACGGCGAGCTCGCGTGGCGGGCCAGCGACGAGCCGCGCCACGGGCAACACTGCGGCGCGCCGGGGTCACCGGGCCTTGCGGCCGCGCTGCCGTCCTTCGCCGAGCCCATCGGCGCGCACAGCAGCAACCTGCCCTTCGGCCAGGTGCAGGGCGGCAACGGCCACGCGGCCGAGCTGCCGcaggcggcggagctcggggacggAGTTGTTCCAGGGGCCGGAGCAG GTGGCTTGGGCGACGGCTATGGCATTGCACCGGCGGCAGGAGGAGTCGGAGGTGTTGCCCCAGGGGCAGGTGGCTTGGGCGACGGCTACGGCATTGCACCGGCGGCAGGAGGCGCCGGAGGAGTTGGACCGGGGGCAGGTGGCTTGGGCGATGGCTACGGCATTGCGCCGACGGTAGGAGGTGTTGCCGCGGGGGCAGGGCCCTTCGGCGGCGGCTACGGGATCGCACCGGGCGCCGAGACAGGAGCCTTCGGTGGTGTCGGGGATGTTGCCGGACATGGTGAAGCGGCGACGGCGGCCGGCGGTGTCGCGGGAGTGGCAGGGTTCGGCAGCCAGCCGCTGGTGGACAACAGCCCCTACGACAGTGGAGCCTACAAGGGCGGCCGTGGGGCCCATCTCGCAGCGATCGGAGCTGCGGTGTTTGTCAGCGCCATGGCCGTGGGTTTCTAA
- the LOC119311380 gene encoding PE-PGRS family protein PE_PGRS33-like isoform X1: MEFLPSIAVLLLLSCSLAAATVPTGTIERVSKQQILASIPPGGHAGPPVLFLTSPSGKYAAYFVRTHTAPGAGGLGADFCYVEVMAGSGKASEGGAAGGASAWESECRPVSTVNTCTLLFSWHGLEVFDGSEEVWHGETNTDGTNFLQTLELVDDGDMRVRDKDGELAWRASDEPRHGQHCGAPGSPGLAAALPSFAEPIGAHSSNLPFGQVQGGNGHAAELPQAAELGDGVVPGAGAGGLGDGYGIAPAAGGVGGVAPGAGGLGDGYGIAPAAGGVGGVAPGAGGLGDGYGIAPAAGGAGGVGPGAGGLGDGYGIAPTVGGVAAGAGPFGGGYGIAPGAETGAFGGVGDVAGHGEAATAAGGVAGVAGFGSQPLVDNSPYDSGAYKGGRGAHLAAIGAAVFVSAMAVGF; this comes from the coding sequence ATGGAGTTCCTGCCTTCCATAGCCGTCCTCCTACTCCTCTCCTGCTCCCTCGCGGCGGCGACGGTGCCGACCGGCACGATCGAGCGCGTGTCCAAGCAGCAGATCCTGGCGAGCATCCCGCCTGGAGGGCACGCCGGTCCGCCCGTGCTGTTCCTCACGTCTCCGTCCGGCAAGTACGCCGCCTACTTCGTGCGCACCCACACCGCGCCGGGCGCCGGCGGGCTCGGCGCCGACTTTTGCTACGTCGAGGTGATGGCCGGTAGCGGCAAAGCTTCCGAGGGCGGTGCTGCCGGGGGCGCGAGCGCGTGGGAGTCGGAGTGCCGGCCGGTGAGCACGGTGAACACGTGCACCCTGCTCTTCTCGTGGCACGGGCTGGAGGTGTTCGACGGTAGCGAGGAGGTGTGGCACGGCGAGACCAACACCGACGGGACCAACTTCCTGCAGACGCTCGAGCTCGTGGACGACGGCGACATGCGCGTCCGCGACAAGGACGGCGAGCTCGCGTGGCGGGCCAGCGACGAGCCGCGCCACGGGCAACACTGCGGCGCGCCGGGGTCACCGGGCCTTGCGGCCGCGCTGCCGTCCTTCGCCGAGCCCATCGGCGCGCACAGCAGCAACCTGCCCTTCGGCCAGGTGCAGGGCGGCAACGGCCACGCGGCCGAGCTGCCGcaggcggcggagctcggggacggAGTTGTTCCAGGGGCCGGAGCAGGTGGCTTGGGCGACGGCTATGGTATTGCACCGGCGGCAGGAGGAGTCGGAGGTGTTGCCCCAGGGGCAGGTGGCTTGGGCGACGGCTATGGCATTGCACCGGCGGCAGGAGGAGTCGGAGGTGTTGCCCCAGGGGCAGGTGGCTTGGGCGACGGCTACGGCATTGCACCGGCGGCAGGAGGCGCCGGAGGAGTTGGACCGGGGGCAGGTGGCTTGGGCGATGGCTACGGCATTGCGCCGACGGTAGGAGGTGTTGCCGCGGGGGCAGGGCCCTTCGGCGGCGGCTACGGGATCGCACCGGGCGCCGAGACAGGAGCCTTCGGTGGTGTCGGGGATGTTGCCGGACATGGTGAAGCGGCGACGGCGGCCGGCGGTGTCGCGGGAGTGGCAGGGTTCGGCAGCCAGCCGCTGGTGGACAACAGCCCCTACGACAGTGGAGCCTACAAGGGCGGCCGTGGGGCCCATCTCGCAGCGATCGGAGCTGCGGTGTTTGTCAGCGCCATGGCCGTGGGTTTCTAA